The Ranitomeya variabilis isolate aRanVar5 chromosome 7, aRanVar5.hap1, whole genome shotgun sequence genome includes a window with the following:
- the LOC143785117 gene encoding very long chain fatty acid elongase 4-like produces the protein MGSTWQAAQDFYLWALENGDSRTDPWLLVYSPVPVILIFAFYLVLVALGPKIMEGREPFTLRSVLLVYNLALVVLSAYMFYEFLVTSVLAGYSYFCQPVDYSNSELGLRMARVCWWFFFSKVIELLDTIFFIMRKKFSQISFLHVYHHGTMIFNWWAGVKYVAGGQAFFIGMLNSFVHTFMYLYYALAVLGPSLQKYLWWKRHLTILQLTQFAAIALHSGYNLFTDCPFPDGFNLAVFTYIITLIILFLNFYYQTYLRRPHKKKL, from the exons ATGGGATCCACATGGCAGGCAGCACAAGATTTCTACTTGTGGGCCCTAGAGAATGGAG ACAGCCGCACGGACCCCTGGCTCCTCGTCTACTCGCCCGTCCCTGTCATCCTGATATTTGCCTTCTACCTTGTTCTTGTGGCCCTGGGCCCTAAAATAATGGAAGGACGGGAACCCTTCACCCTGCGCTCTGTCCTCCTGGTCTATAACCTGGCACTGGTGGTACTGTCAGCCTATATGTTCTATGAG TTCCTGGTGACGTCGGTGCTGGCGGGGTACAGCTACTTTTGTCAGCCAGTGGACTACAGTAACAGTGAGCTGGGCCTGCGG ATGGCGAGGGTCTGCTGGTGGTTCTTCTTCTCAAAAGTGATTGAACTTCTTGACACG ATTTTCTTCATTATGAGAAAGAAGTTCAGTCAGATCTCGTTCCTCCACGTTTACCACCACGGCACCATGATCTTCAACTGGTGGGCGGGGGTGAAGTACGTGGCCGGGGGTCAGG CCTTTTTCATCGGGATGCTGAACTCCTTCGTCCACACCTTCATGTACCTGTACTACGCTCTCGCTGTCCTGGGGCCGTCGCTGCAGAAATATCTGTGGTGGAAGCGACACCTGACGATACTACAGCTG ACGCAGTTTGCCGCCATCGCTCTTCACTCCGGATACAACCTGTTCACAGACTGTCCGTTCCCGGATGGCTTTAATTTGGCCGTCTTCACCTACATCATCACCCTCATCATCCTCTTCCTAAACTTCTACTACCAGACCTACCTCCGCCGCCCCCACAAGAAGAAGCTCTGA